The genomic segment AAAATTTATTATTGTAATAAAAATATTGAAAATTGTAAGTTTGAGTTTATAAGTTAATGGAAATTCTTAATTTATAAAACTGTAAATCCTGCAATAAATTTTATTGCAGGAAATTAGATTTACAAATTTACGTTGAAAACATGATGCTGGTCATTAAGTGTTATGCGGGAAAAATGGCATCAATAAATTGCCTACCAATATTAAGTTTACATTGTGCATCGATTTCACGCACGCCGGTAGGACTAGTAATATTTATTTCGGTCAAATAATCACCAATAACATCTAAACCCACAAATAATAAACCTTTTTTTCTTAAAACAGGCCCCACTTGTTGGCAAATCCAAACATCGCGCTCACTTAATTTGACCGCCTTACCTATTCCCCCTACGGCCAAATTAGCACGCGTTTCACCGGGCGCTGCAATACGCGCCAACGCATAAGGAATAGCTTCGCCATTGATCATTATGATCCGTTTATCTCCGAAACGCACTTCAGAAATGTAGCGCTGTACCATCATGTAAGATTGATTATTATGGGTTAAAGTTTCTAAAATGACGTTACAATTTGGATCATTGTCGCGCACTCTAAACACTGATTGACCACCCATACCATCCAGCGGTTTGGCGATGATATCGTGGTGTTGCAACAAAAATTCTTGCGCGGTTTGGATGTTGGATGTCACTAAACTGGGAGGACAACAATCAGGAAAATTTAATGTAAATAATTTCTCATTAAAATCGCGCAAACTTTGTGGACGGTTGGCGATTAATACGCCTTGTTGCTCGGCCTTATCCAGCAATTGCGTCGCATAAATATATTGCATATCGATCGGTGGATCCTTACGCATCAA from the Rickettsiella endosymbiont of Aleochara curtula genome contains:
- the gshB gene encoding glutathione synthase, whose product is MRKPLGVIMDPIEGINPKKDTTLALLLAAQQRDWPIFYMQAKDLFLIHDKPCARMRSLQVQDDPKHWFECGKESIQALDSLSVILMRKDPPIDMQYIYATQLLDKAEQQGVLIANRPQSLRDFNEKLFTLNFPDCCPPSLVTSNIQTAQEFLLQHHDIIAKPLDGMGGQSVFRVRDNDPNCNVILETLTHNNQSYMMVQRYISEVRFGDKRIIMINGEAIPYALARIAAPGETRANLAVGGIGKAVKLSERDVWICQQVGPVLRKKGLLFVGLDVIGDYLTEINITSPTGVREIDAQCKLNIGRQFIDAIFPA